TGTTCAGCAGCTCCGGCGGAAAAAAGGGACAAGTTAAAAAAACAAGCGATAGTCTTTATTCCTTTTCTTTTGAGGAAGTTGCCTCGGCTGTTTTGGGCGTTGCCGCGGTCTCGGCAGGGGCGGTTTTTGCCTCGCTGCTTTTTTCCGTTGCCGGGGCTTTCTTTCCGCCGTAATCGGTTGCGTACCAGCCGCTTCCCTTCAGATGAAACGTTGAAAGCGACATTAATTTATGCACATGCCCGCCGCAGGATTGGCAAGTCTGTATCGGCTGAGCCGTTATCCCCTGGAAAACCTCGAACTCTTTACCACACTTTCGGCACTTGTACTCGTAAATCGGCATATCAACAAACCTCCAAAATATCTGTTCTATTGAA
This DNA window, taken from Syntrophobacterales bacterium, encodes the following:
- a CDS encoding zinc ribbon domain-containing protein; the encoded protein is MPIYEYKCRKCGKEFEVFQGITAQPIQTCQSCGGHVHKLMSLSTFHLKGSGWYATDYGGKKAPATEKSSEAKTAPAETAATPKTAEATSSKEKE